From the genome of Streptomyces sp. V1I1, one region includes:
- a CDS encoding response regulator transcription factor, whose product MRVVIAEDSVLLREGLTRLLTDRGHDVVAGVGDAEALIKTVGDLAAQEALPDVVVADVRMPPTHTDEGVRAAVRLRRDHPGIGVLVLSQYVEEQYATELLAGSSRGVGYLLKDRVAEVREFVDAVVRVAQGGTALDPEVVAQLLGRSRKQDVLAGLTPREREVLGLMAEGRTNSAIAKQLVVSDGAVEKHVSNIFLKLGLSPSDGDHRRVLAVLTYLNS is encoded by the coding sequence GTGCGGGTGGTCATCGCCGAGGACTCAGTGCTGCTTCGGGAGGGCCTGACCCGGCTGCTGACCGACCGCGGGCACGATGTCGTGGCCGGCGTCGGGGACGCGGAAGCGCTGATCAAGACGGTCGGGGATCTGGCCGCCCAGGAGGCGCTGCCCGATGTCGTGGTCGCCGACGTGCGGATGCCGCCCACTCATACGGACGAGGGCGTACGGGCGGCGGTGCGGCTGCGCCGGGACCACCCCGGGATCGGCGTGCTGGTCCTTTCGCAGTACGTGGAGGAGCAGTACGCCACGGAGCTGCTCGCGGGCAGCAGCCGCGGCGTGGGATATCTGCTCAAGGACCGGGTAGCCGAAGTGCGCGAGTTCGTGGACGCCGTGGTCCGCGTGGCTCAGGGCGGCACCGCGCTGGACCCCGAGGTCGTGGCGCAGCTGCTCGGTCGCAGCCGTAAGCAGGATGTGCTGGCCGGTCTCACCCCGCGCGAACGGGAGGTCCTCGGCCTGATGGCCGAAGGGCGGACGAATTCAGCGATCGCCAAACAGCTGGTGGTGAGCGACGGCGCAGTGGAAAAGCATGTCAGCAACATCTTTCTCAAGCTCGGACTGTCCCCCAGTGACGGGGATCACCGGCGTGTCCTGGCAGTGTTGACCTACCTCAACTCGTAA